The following proteins come from a genomic window of Aspergillus oryzae RIB40 DNA, chromosome 4:
- a CDS encoding uncharacterized protein (predicted protein) has protein sequence MTKLLSGLYTASGNHLAAAALHESALAELLNSQTDRQEGAIEAVTQHLELLQHAHARLAKEGQTGTIDAAAAQERVQQIATKFGLSSEQLEAVTGADENVGVWERPRRFSLDVEDLETHHNNLRQTSGSALLNGNAGAKRISISAF, from the coding sequence ATGACTAAGCTGCTATCCGGCCTATATACGGCCTCGGGTAACCATCTAGCTGCAGCAGCGTTGCACGAATCTGCACTGGCCGAGCTTCTCAACAGTCAAACCGACCGCCAGGAAGGCGCCATCGAGGCTGTTACACAGCATCTAGAGCTGCTTCAACATGCGCACGCCCGTCTTGCCAAGGAGGGCCAGACTGGTACCATCGATGCAGCGGCCGCACAAGAACGGGTGCAGCAGATCGCCACCAAGTTCGGCCTTTCGTCGGAACAGCTCGAAGCGGTGACTGGTGCTGATGAGAACGTTGGCGTGTGGGAGCGACCCCGTCGGTTCAGTTTGGATGTCGAGGACCTGGAGACGCACCACAACAATCTGAGACAGACCAGTGGATCGGCATTGTTGAATGGCAATGCCGGAGCCAAGCGCATCTCTATTAGTGCT